From the genome of Argentina anserina chromosome 4, drPotAnse1.1, whole genome shotgun sequence, one region includes:
- the LOC126791970 gene encoding uncharacterized protein LOC126791970, translated as MEIPVVNRISHFQVTALPSPSTFPSPQTLSISGIEKVYSVWTWGALLLAVIASFGTIITRINFIIIQRLRHKSADQPLSVVEEDDFSDIDDDDDDAYSVSTASSDSDEEEEKEEEDERRDEDFNVLGSDKGQNRSLRLRRGRSFAALNLNRFSWSDFASGKSVVKLWDNLALGLDLDDDSNDEYSGSGRAVSVYDMNKQKKINSFAGSFQVPAAATSSCSTILTADTSSSGRVALGMWDTRVSSRIPAMLAEWSPRIGRIVGVSSGGVDKVYVKDDVTGGLMVGDVRKVGAPLRNVTDADVTDRWWDADAVMVSDECFDELAAANGCDSAVTRCCSAVKSYLL; from the coding sequence ATGGAAATCCCAGTAGTGAATAGAATAAGCCACTTTCAGGTAACCGCCTTGCCCAGCCCGTCGACTTTCCCGTCGCCGCAGACTTTATCCATTTCCGGAATCGAAAAGGTCTATAGTGTCTGGACATGGGGAGCTCTACTACTCGCCGTAATAGCTTCCTTCGGCACCATCATCACTAGAATCAATTTTATTATCATCCAACGACTCAGACACAAATCCGCAGATCAGCCTCTCTCCGTTGTAGAGGAAGATGACTTCTCTGATATCGACGACGACGATGATGACGCGTATTCAGTTTCCACGGCATCGTCGGATTCCGATGAGgaagaggaaaaagaagaagaggacgAGAGAAGAGACGAGGATTTTAATGTCTTGGGATCTGACAAGGGACAGAACCGTAGTTTGAGACTCCGCCGTGGCAGAAGCTTCGCAGCTTTAAACTTAAACCGGTTCTCTTGGTCTGATTTCGCCAGCGGCAAGAGCGTCGTGAAGCTCTGGGACAACTTGGCTTTAGGCTTGGACCTCGATGACGACAGCAATGACGAATACTCCGGCAGCGGTAGAGCTGTCTCCGTCTACGACATGAACAAACAGAAAAAGATAAACTCCTTCGCCGGAAGCTTCCAGGTCCCGGCTGCTGCCACGTCGTCCTGCTCAACTATTCTCACGGCGGACACGAGCTCCTCCGGTCGCGTAGCATTGGGGATGTGGGACACGCGCGTGAGCAGCAGGATTCCGGCGATGCTGGCCGAGTGGAGCCCGCGGATCGGGAGAATTGTCGGAGTCTCCTCTGGCGGCGTCGATAAAGTTTACGTCAAGGACGACGTTACGGGTGGGCTGATGGTCGGTGACGTGAGGAAGGTGGGAGCTCCGTTACGGAACGTAACGGACGCGGACGTGACCGATAGGTGGTGGGACGCCGACGCGGTTATGGTCTCGGACGAGTGTTTTGATGAGTTGGCCGCCGCGAATGGTTGCGACTCGGCCGTGACTCGGTGCTGTAGTGCTGTTAAGTCTTATCTTTTATGA